One segment of Ascidiaceihabitans donghaensis DNA contains the following:
- a CDS encoding ASKHA domain-containing protein, with the protein MSTDPLVVFTPSGKRGHFPSGTPILTAARQLGVDLDSVCGGRGICSKCQITPSYGEFSKHGVTVEDDALSEWNSVEQRYKDKRGLIDGRRLGCQATVQGDIVIDVPPESQVHKQVVRKRAEARDIVMNPSTKLYYVEVQEPDMHDPSGDLERLRMALKDQWALDNVHADLHILQSMQPVLRKGAWKVTVAVHLGDDENAPRIMHIWPGYYEGTVYGLAVDLGSTTIAAHLCDLQTGDVVASSGIMNPQIRFGEDLMSRVSYSMMNAGGSDEMTRAVREGMNALFTQISIEAEIDKALIVDAVFVCNPVMHHLFLGIDPFELGQAPFALGTSDALRLRADDLDLNIHPSARVYLLPCIAGHVGADAAAVALSEAPDKSKDLVLVVDVGTNAEILLGNTEKVLACSSPTGPAFEGAQISSGQRAAPGAIERVEIDPATKVPRFRVIGSEVWSDEDGFDEAIATTGVTGICGSGIIEMVAEMRIAGIVDAPGLIGSPEQTGSPNCFLDGRTYSYLVYDGTAKGGPKITVTNRDIREIQMAKAALYSGARLLMDKFEVEAVDRVVLAGAFGAHISPKHAMILGMIPDAPLDKVTSAGNAAGTGARIALLNREARGEIEATVKAIHKIETAIEPRFQEHFVNASAIPNSVEPFPILNSIVTLPTQTFNTGGGGADGGDSGGRRRRRRG; encoded by the coding sequence ATGAGCACTGATCCTCTTGTTGTCTTTACCCCATCGGGCAAGCGTGGCCATTTTCCCAGTGGGACCCCCATTTTGACCGCAGCACGTCAGTTGGGCGTGGACTTGGACAGTGTATGTGGCGGACGCGGCATTTGTTCAAAATGTCAGATCACCCCAAGCTATGGTGAATTTTCCAAACACGGTGTGACTGTAGAAGATGACGCGTTAAGCGAGTGGAATTCTGTCGAGCAACGCTACAAGGACAAGCGCGGTTTGATCGATGGCCGCCGTCTTGGATGTCAGGCCACGGTGCAGGGTGACATTGTTATCGACGTGCCCCCCGAAAGTCAGGTCCACAAACAAGTCGTTCGCAAACGGGCGGAAGCGCGTGACATTGTCATGAACCCGTCCACCAAGCTGTACTACGTTGAAGTGCAAGAACCCGACATGCATGACCCGTCGGGCGATCTGGAACGATTGCGCATGGCCTTGAAGGATCAGTGGGCATTGGACAATGTGCATGCCGACTTGCACATTTTGCAATCCATGCAGCCGGTTTTGCGCAAAGGGGCGTGGAAAGTGACTGTCGCTGTGCATTTGGGCGATGACGAAAACGCGCCACGCATCATGCATATCTGGCCAGGCTACTATGAGGGCACGGTGTACGGGTTGGCGGTTGATCTTGGATCGACCACCATCGCGGCCCATTTGTGTGATTTGCAAACCGGTGACGTTGTTGCGTCCAGTGGCATTATGAACCCGCAGATCCGATTTGGCGAAGACCTGATGAGCCGTGTCAGCTATTCCATGATGAACGCGGGCGGTTCTGACGAGATGACGCGTGCTGTGCGTGAAGGTATGAATGCGCTGTTCACCCAGATCAGCATCGAAGCCGAAATCGACAAAGCCCTGATCGTGGATGCGGTGTTTGTTTGCAATCCGGTGATGCACCACTTGTTTCTGGGCATTGACCCGTTTGAATTGGGCCAGGCCCCGTTTGCTTTGGGCACGTCTGATGCGCTGCGTTTGCGCGCCGATGATCTGGATCTGAACATTCACCCCTCCGCCCGTGTTTATCTGTTGCCCTGCATCGCGGGCCATGTTGGTGCGGATGCGGCAGCCGTTGCGTTGTCCGAGGCGCCGGACAAATCCAAAGATCTGGTTTTGGTTGTGGATGTTGGCACCAATGCCGAAATCTTGTTGGGCAACACTGAAAAGGTTCTGGCGTGTTCATCGCCCACGGGACCGGCCTTTGAAGGGGCACAAATCAGTTCTGGCCAGCGCGCGGCCCCCGGTGCCATTGAACGCGTCGAGATTGACCCCGCCACAAAGGTCCCGCGTTTTCGCGTGATCGGATCCGAGGTCTGGTCGGACGAGGACGGCTTTGACGAGGCCATCGCCACAACCGGCGTGACCGGCATTTGCGGGTCAGGCATCATCGAGATGGTCGCCGAAATGCGCATCGCGGGCATTGTCGATGCCCCGGGCCTGATCGGATCGCCCGAACAAACCGGATCGCCCAACTGTTTTCTGGACGGGCGCACCTATTCCTATCTTGTTTATGACGGCACGGCGAAAGGTGGACCAAAGATCACGGTTACAAACCGCGACATCCGCGAAATTCAAATGGCGAAGGCCGCGTTGTATTCAGGTGCACGGTTGCTGATGGACAAGTTTGAAGTCGAGGCCGTGGACCGTGTGGTCCTTGCGGGGGCTTTTGGCGCACATATTTCCCCAAAACACGCGATGATCCTGGGCATGATCCCGGATGCGCCTTTGGACAAGGTCACGTCCGCAGGCAATGCGGCGGGCACTGGTGCGCGCATTGCGCTGCTGAACCGCGAGGCTCGCGGCGAGATCGAGGCCACCGTAAAAGCCATCCACAAAATCGAGACCGCGATTGAACCACGTTTTCAGGAGCATTTCGTAAATGCCTCGGCCATTCCCAATTCGGTAGAACCGTTCCCGATCCTGAATTCGATTGTCACCCTTCCGACGCAAACCTTCAACACAGGCGGCGGAGGCGCGGACGGCGGCGACTCCGGTGGGCGCAGACGCAGGCGTCGCGGATGA
- the speB gene encoding agmatinase, whose product MSGHGYESGRLDLPFVGISTFGKRPFVADWDAIDADVAILGAPFDAGTQFRSGARFGPRGVREASTLFSFGHAGAYDHEDDATYLPASVRIVDMGDADIVHTDTDRSHANIETGVRAALKAGALPVTIGGDHSINIPCIRAYDGPEYNGGDIHILQIDAHLDFVDERHGVRHGHGNPMRRAAEQPYVTGLTQVGIRNVSSTAKEGYDDARAMGSDILSVRQARALGALQLAARIPAGARLYITIDIDAFCPSIAPGTGTPSHGGFLYYEVLELLQQVVRNHDIVGIDLVEVAPDYDPTGSTSILAAQLLLNLLGFIFHKTR is encoded by the coding sequence ATGAGCGGACATGGATACGAGAGCGGACGGCTTGATTTGCCATTTGTCGGCATTTCTACGTTTGGAAAGCGCCCCTTTGTGGCGGATTGGGATGCAATCGATGCTGATGTGGCAATATTGGGTGCGCCTTTTGATGCAGGCACCCAGTTTCGCAGTGGCGCGCGTTTCGGGCCGCGTGGTGTGCGCGAAGCTTCAACGCTGTTCAGCTTCGGTCATGCAGGCGCTTACGATCATGAAGACGACGCCACCTATTTGCCAGCCTCTGTGCGCATCGTGGATATGGGGGATGCCGATATTGTCCACACCGACACGGACCGCAGCCATGCCAACATCGAAACAGGTGTGCGCGCCGCTTTGAAAGCAGGCGCCCTGCCCGTTACGATTGGTGGCGATCATTCAATCAACATCCCCTGTATTCGCGCCTATGACGGCCCCGAATATAACGGGGGTGACATCCATATCCTGCAAATCGACGCGCATCTTGATTTTGTCGACGAACGCCACGGGGTGCGGCACGGCCACGGCAACCCGATGCGCCGCGCGGCAGAGCAGCCCTATGTCACGGGTCTGACCCAAGTTGGTATTCGCAATGTCAGCTCTACGGCCAAAGAAGGCTACGATGATGCGCGTGCCATGGGGTCTGATATTTTGTCTGTGCGACAGGCCCGTGCATTGGGCGCATTGCAATTGGCCGCCCGTATTCCCGCCGGCGCCCGCCTTTACATCACGATCGATATTGACGCGTTTTGCCCCTCTATCGCGCCGGGCACCGGCACACCCAGCCATGGCGGTTTCTTGTACTACGAGGTTTTGGAATTGCTGCAACAGGTGGTTCGAAATCATGACATTGTGGGTATTGATCTGGTGGAAGTGGCACCGGATTACGACCCTACCGGGTCTACGTCCATTCTGGCCGCCCAGCTTTTGTTAAACCTGCTTGGGTTTATCTTTCACAAAACCCGTTGA
- the guaB gene encoding IMP dehydrogenase, with protein sequence MEIREALTFDDVLLVPGASNVLPSTADTRTWVTKSIAMNIPLLSSAMDTVTEGRMAIAMAQAGGIGVVHRNLTIEEQAREIRRVKRFESGIVYNPITLTPDQTLADAKALQERYRVTGFPVVDEKGRVLGIVTNRDMRFASDDKTPVSVMMTNENLAILQEPADRDEAISLMKARRIEKLLVTDGKGTLTGLLTLKDTEQAVLNPTACKDELGRLRVAAASTVGDAGFERSAALVDAGVDMVVIDTAHGHSEGVAAAVRRVKALSNEVQVVAGNVATGEATRALIDAGADSIKVGIGPGSICTTRMVAGVGVPQLTAIMDCAKAAGDIPVIADGGIKFSGDFAKAIAAGASCAMVGSMIAGTDESPGEVILYQGRSFKSFRGMGSLGAMASGSADRYFQKDAASDKLVPEGIEGQVAYKGSAAAVLHQLVGGLRAAMGYTGNGTVEAMRQNCNFVKITGAGLKESHVHDVQITRESPNYRIM encoded by the coding sequence ATGGAAATTCGTGAGGCTCTGACCTTTGATGATGTTTTATTGGTGCCGGGGGCGTCAAATGTGCTGCCCAGCACAGCAGACACCCGCACATGGGTGACCAAATCCATCGCAATGAACATCCCGCTTCTCAGCTCTGCGATGGACACGGTGACCGAAGGGCGCATGGCCATCGCTATGGCACAGGCAGGCGGCATCGGCGTGGTGCACCGCAACCTCACCATCGAAGAGCAGGCCCGTGAAATTCGCCGCGTCAAACGCTTTGAATCAGGCATTGTTTACAATCCGATCACCTTGACCCCGGATCAAACTCTGGCGGACGCAAAAGCCCTACAAGAACGCTACCGCGTCACGGGCTTTCCCGTGGTTGACGAAAAGGGGCGCGTTCTGGGCATTGTGACCAACCGCGACATGCGTTTTGCCTCTGACGACAAAACGCCCGTGTCCGTGATGATGACCAATGAAAACCTCGCTATCTTGCAAGAACCGGCAGACCGCGACGAAGCGATCAGCCTGATGAAAGCACGCCGCATCGAAAAACTGCTGGTGACGGATGGCAAAGGCACCCTGACGGGGCTTTTAACGCTAAAAGACACCGAACAGGCCGTTCTAAACCCGACGGCATGCAAAGACGAATTGGGCCGTTTGCGGGTGGCAGCCGCCTCAACCGTGGGCGACGCAGGTTTTGAACGCTCCGCGGCCCTTGTGGATGCAGGCGTTGATATGGTTGTGATCGACACAGCCCACGGACATTCCGAAGGCGTGGCGGCGGCCGTGCGCCGCGTCAAAGCCCTATCCAACGAAGTGCAAGTTGTTGCAGGCAACGTGGCCACCGGTGAAGCAACCCGCGCTTTAATCGACGCAGGCGCGGACAGCATCAAAGTGGGCATCGGCCCCGGATCGATCTGCACCACACGTATGGTGGCAGGGGTAGGCGTTCCACAACTGACGGCCATCATGGATTGTGCCAAAGCGGCAGGCGATATTCCTGTGATCGCCGATGGTGGCATCAAGTTTTCCGGTGATTTCGCCAAAGCCATTGCTGCGGGCGCGTCTTGCGCGATGGTTGGCTCAATGATCGCGGGCACAGATGAATCCCCCGGCGAAGTCATCTTGTACCAGGGCCGGTCGTTCAAATCTTTCCGCGGCATGGGATCGCTGGGCGCTATGGCCAGTGGCTCAGCCGACCGCTATTTCCAAAAAGATGCCGCCAGCGACAAACTGGTGCCGGAAGGCATCGAAGGGCAAGTGGCGTACAAAGGATCTGCGGCTGCGGTCTTGCACCAATTGGTCGGCGGTTTGCGTGCTGCCATGGGCTACACCGGCAACGGCACCGTGGAAGCCATGCGCCAAAACTGCAATTTTGTGAAGATCACAGGGGCGGGCCTGAAAGAAAGCCATGTGCACGACGTGCAAATCACCCGCGAAAGCCCCAACTACAGAATTATGTGA
- a CDS encoding RsmB/NOP family class I SAM-dependent RNA methyltransferase, whose amino-acid sequence MTPGARVSAAIEILDMIAEGTPVERALTNWARGSRFAGSKDRAAVRDHVFDVQRNLASDRVRGGGASGRQLMLGRLRAQNADLDQIFNAAGHAPSPLSDAERAAGQTPEAQSDQWNLPEWLIPEFEWSLGDRAEAAAHQLQNRAPITLRVNVARTTPSDVAAELAIEGIETQPNPVCDTALTITEGPRKLRNSQPYLHGMVELQDAASQAIASNVQGSSLKVLDYCAGGGGKALALAALGHQVTAHDLNVARMSDLPDRAVRAGVQIMVETPDTLSPDAVFDVVLCDAPCSGSGAWRRSPAGKWTLTQDALSGLTKTQDEILDQAQQHVAPGGQLVFATCSVLRCENEDRADAFVARNPVWNCTDQTRISVSDASDGFFHATFSKLV is encoded by the coding sequence ATGACCCCCGGCGCCCGCGTCTCTGCTGCGATTGAAATTTTGGATATGATCGCGGAAGGAACCCCTGTGGAACGGGCCCTGACGAATTGGGCACGGGGATCACGGTTTGCCGGGTCCAAGGATCGTGCGGCAGTACGGGACCATGTTTTTGACGTGCAGCGCAATTTGGCAAGCGACAGGGTGCGCGGCGGCGGGGCATCAGGGCGGCAGTTGATGCTGGGCCGGTTGCGCGCACAAAACGCGGATCTTGATCAGATTTTTAATGCTGCAGGCCACGCCCCGTCACCTCTAAGCGACGCAGAACGCGCGGCCGGTCAAACCCCCGAAGCCCAAAGCGATCAGTGGAACCTGCCCGAATGGCTCATTCCGGAATTTGAGTGGTCCTTGGGCGACAGGGCCGAAGCCGCGGCGCATCAATTGCAAAACCGTGCGCCCATCACTTTGCGTGTGAATGTTGCACGCACCACGCCGTCTGATGTCGCTGCTGAATTGGCAATTGAGGGCATTGAAACCCAGCCGAACCCGGTCTGCGACACGGCATTGACCATCACCGAAGGCCCGCGAAAGCTGCGCAATTCACAGCCCTATTTGCACGGGATGGTCGAACTTCAAGACGCGGCGAGCCAAGCGATTGCAAGCAATGTGCAAGGGTCGTCCCTGAAAGTTCTGGACTACTGTGCGGGTGGCGGTGGTAAAGCCTTGGCGCTTGCGGCTCTTGGGCATCAGGTCACAGCCCATGATCTGAATGTTGCGCGAATGTCTGATCTGCCAGACCGTGCAGTTCGCGCAGGGGTACAGATTATGGTGGAAACGCCAGATACGCTTTCGCCCGATGCAGTGTTCGATGTTGTTTTGTGCGACGCGCCTTGTTCGGGCAGCGGTGCATGGCGGCGCAGCCCCGCTGGCAAATGGACTTTGACGCAGGATGCTTTGTCAGGGCTGACAAAAACCCAAGATGAGATTCTGGACCAAGCCCAACAGCATGTGGCACCGGGCGGGCAGTTGGTCTTTGCGACATGTTCGGTTTTGCGCTGCGAAAACGAAGATAGGGCAGACGCCTTTGTGGCGCGAAATCCGGTATGGAACTGCACCGATCAGACGCGCATTAGCGTCAGCGATGCCTCAGATGGGTTCTTTCACGCGACATTTTCCAAGCTAGTCTAA